Genomic window (Pseudomonadota bacterium):
TTCTGTCTCAGGAACAGGAATAAAATCTGAAAGAATTTTAACCCATTTAATTTTACCTGTTACTTTTTCAAGGCAAATCAATTCCCCTTGGGAAGAAATGACAAATAGGAAATTACCAGCAACTGCAGGAGCCGAAATGCCTCCAATTTCCTGCTCCCATAAACGCTCTCCCGTTTCAAGATTGAGAGCAACCATACGTCCTGAATGGCTAATCGCATATACATGTTGTTCATCAATCACAGGATGGGCACGAATGTGAGCCAATCCTTTTAGTCCTTCTGTTTGTCTTAAAGACACAAGATTGTCAGCCCAAAGGATCTCACCGGTTTCAGCACGCAAACCTACAATTTCTCCGGAAGAATAAGGAACAACGACGATTCCGTCACGCACTGCGGGACTTGCAGATCCTAAAATGCCGGCAATTTCCGTGGCACCCGCATGAGACCAAATTTTTTCACCCGTCTTTCCATTAAGAACTTCAAGTGTATTATTGAGCGTTAGAACAAATACTTTACCCTCTGAAACTGTTGGCGCTGCACGTGTTGGATAATGAAGAGAGGTTCTCCAGATTTCTTGACCTGTTTCAAAATTCAGCGCAATCACATCTCCTATAGCGGTGGTGACAAAAACAATATCATTTTCAAAAGAAATGCCTCCGCCTAAAGAAATTCCTGTCCAATCAGAGTGAGAAACATCAATATCCCAGATCAAATGCCCTGTTTCAAAATCAAAACAAGAAACAACATAACTGGTATCCATCGTATAAATATGCCCTTTTGCAACAATTGGATCCACAATGAGACGTTCACTGCTGCTTGATCCTGAACCAATGCTTCGCGACCAATCTAATTCAAGCGATTGAGGAAGCTCAAGGGGAGGCATTAAATTATAAGCATTCCCACCAATCTGTGACCATTCTTGATTTATTTCAGCTTGAGGAATTTCAATTGCAATATCATTTAAAGAAGGATCAGATTTAAGCCCACTTTCATAATCCATAATAGAAATTCTTTCCCCAGGTAACGGGGGAGCGGGATCTTTTCCCATCCAATCGCAAGACGTAAAAGTTATTCCTAAAAAAGCAAGAAAAAAGAAAAAGAAAATTCTTTTAAACAAGATTTTTGGGACTTGATAAAGCTTAGAGCAATATTTCATATAAATTCCTTTATGTGGGACATCCTTTTCAAAGTCTTCAATATTGTTTCCAACATGCAAAGATTCATTTTAAAAGAATCTTGACGTTTAATTTAGCTCTCCAACATCAGGCGTTGTTAACTGGCTTTTAAAGGCTTCTTTTGACTTTAAAAGCATCAACATTCTTAATGCACGATGCCGAATACCATGAGATGCTTTAGGGTTTTTCAAAAGGGCCTCATAAAGGCCATAGGATTTTTCCATATTTCCAGACTGATACTCAAAAGAGGCCCTTATTTCCTGAACTAAAAGGGAAGAGGCCATACTTTTTTCTCCTAAATATTTTTCAAGCCTTTCTTTTAATAAAGACATATTTTTTGATTCAAAATCTAATAAAAGAAGTTTCATTTCTCCTGTTTTTCGGAGGGATGATGGTGTTTTGGAAGAAGATATTAAATCTTCTAAAAACTTACGACTCTCTGCCTGTGTTTTTGTCGTATCTTGCTGAAGGGCATTCATCATATTTCCAAGAGAAAGTTCTGCAAGCGCTTTAAATCCCCTAAGACCCAAGGTAATAACTTCTTGAAAAGTTTTTTGCGCGTCCTCTTTATTTCCGGCTTCTTCGAATTTTAAACCACGGGCATAGAGAGCTGAAGCCTTTTTAGCCTCTTTCTCTTCTTGATCTTTCCAAAAAGCATATATCCCTGTACCAATAATAACACACCCTAAGACAATATAGATAAAAATGCTGTATCGGCGCCAAAGATTCAATAATTTCTCATGTTGAACTTCTTCTACAACTTCATCAATAATGTCCACAGAATTTCCCCTTATGTTGACGTAATCGCATCT
Coding sequences:
- a CDS encoding PQQ-like beta-propeller repeat protein translates to MKYCSKLYQVPKILFKRIFFFFFLAFLGITFTSCDWMGKDPAPPLPGERISIMDYESGLKSDPSLNDIAIEIPQAEINQEWSQIGGNAYNLMPPLELPQSLELDWSRSIGSGSSSSERLIVDPIVAKGHIYTMDTSYVVSCFDFETGHLIWDIDVSHSDWTGISLGGGISFENDIVFVTTAIGDVIALNFETGQEIWRTSLHYPTRAAPTVSEGKVFVLTLNNTLEVLNGKTGEKIWSHAGATEIAGILGSASPAVRDGIVVVPYSSGEIVGLRAETGEILWADNLVSLRQTEGLKGLAHIRAHPVIDEQHVYAISHSGRMVALNLETGERLWEQEIGGISAPAVAGNFLFVISSQGELICLEKVTGKIKWVKILSDFIPVPETEDKPIKPQIHWIGPLLTQSALLVTGSNYETLQISPQTGDVMGIIQLGEKVLIPPIIANKTLIFVTDNGYLKVFR
- a CDS encoding tetratricopeptide repeat protein, translating into MDIIDEVVEEVQHEKLLNLWRRYSIFIYIVLGCVIIGTGIYAFWKDQEEKEAKKASALYARGLKFEEAGNKEDAQKTFQEVITLGLRGFKALAELSLGNMMNALQQDTTKTQAESRKFLEDLISSSKTPSSLRKTGEMKLLLLDFESKNMSLLKERLEKYLGEKSMASSLLVQEIRASFEYQSGNMEKSYGLYEALLKNPKASHGIRHRALRMLMLLKSKEAFKSQLTTPDVGELN